The Daucus carota subsp. sativus chromosome 9, DH1 v3.0, whole genome shotgun sequence genome window below encodes:
- the LOC108202006 gene encoding uncharacterized protein LOC108202006 — protein MPQSAIGQERPTNPFIWAAAIVCAIVTLVMIIIGIVVIISYFIIHPKTPSISVSYANLDKLYYDQTGNLQVQITIVMKAKNDNAKAHARFYDIGFILGFSGMEIAKLQNKAFDVNKNHSVEFSYLVNSRAIPLKKLQGDFIQASFRKQVIEFDLTGKAKTKWRVWVIGSVKVLLNLDCNLQFFVPNGSATPYSESHYCSSKSS, from the coding sequence ATGCCCCAATCAGCCATCGGCCAAGAACGCCCCACGAACCCGTTTATCTGGGCCGCGGCCATAGTATGCGCGATCGTCACCTTAGTCATGATCATCATTGGCATTGTCGTGATAATAAGCTATTTCATTATCCATCCCAAAACGCCCTCGATCAGCGTCTCGTACGCCAATCTCGACAAACTTTATTATGACCAGACCGGGAACCTCCAAGTCCAGATCACCATAGTGATGAAGGCCAAAAACGACAATGCCAAGGCGCACGCGAGGTTCTACGACATCGGCTTCATTCTAGGCTTCAGCGGCATGGAAATTGCGAAGCTGCAAAATAAAGCGTTCGATGTCAATAAAAATCATTCGGTGGAATTCAGCTATTTGGTTAATTCGAGGGCGATTCCGTTGAAGAAATTGCAGGGGGATTTTATTCAGGCGTCGTTTAGGAAACAAGTGATCGAATTCGATTTGACGGGGAAGGCGAAGACGAAGTGGAGAGTGTGGGTGATTGGTTCGGTTAAGGTTTTGTTGAATTTGGATTGCAATTTGCAGTTCTTTGTGCCGAATGGGAGCGCTACGCCGTACTCGGAGTCGCATTATTGTAGCTCCAAATCTTCTTGA